GACGATTCCGTCGACATTGGTCGCGATCGCGGAGGCATCGGACGCAAGCAGCAGGGGCGGCGAGTCCACGATGATCAGGTCAGCTACCTCTCTGAGTCGCGTGATGGCCTGACGAAACCCGGGGGTTCTGAAGAACGCCGCAGTATCATCGCCAAGCGACTTAGCCGGGATAAACGGCACGTACTGTCCCTCGTCAGCGGTCAGCGGCACTATTATCTCCGACAAGTTGTTCCGAGGGTCGGCCAAGGCCGGGAGACCACCGGTGTCCTTGGCTCCCAGGCGTCGGGTCAGACCACGAACACGAGTGTCGGCGTCTACCAGAACGACATCCCTTCCGTCTTGTGCAGACGCCACTGCGAGGTTAAGACAGGTTACAGTCTTGCCATCTACCGGTGAGGCAGACGTGAGCACAACGGACTGCCCCCCGGTCTCGGCGAGTGCGAACGCCAGGGCGCCAACGAGAAACTGATAGGCTTCGCCGGCTGGGGACTTGGGGGCCTCCACGGTGGGCACAGAACCAGTGAGGCCGATCTCCTCGAAGCTTGGGACAGTTCCAAGAAGCGGCGCCTTGAGCATCCGCGAGGGATCGTTTCGGCCGTCTGCGGTGGCCGTCTCGTCCGCACGCCACCAAGCGAGCGCAGCAGCAGCCAACGCCCCGAGGAAGCACGCCAAAACGGCGTTCCTGACCGGGGTCGGCGCAGAGGGGCTTTCGGGAACGTCGGCACGCTCGAAGAGCTCGACACCAGAGCCGAACAGTGTGGAGTCCACAGCAATCTGGTCCGCTCGACTATCGATCATGATCAGTTGGCTGACGGCTGCGTCGCGTTCCGCCCGAGCGCTGGCATCAGTCGGGGAAGCAGCGAGCCTCGCTTCCGCAGCCGCGATGGCGTCTTCAAGTGCCGCCCGCTGAGTCTGGAGCTCACTCAGCGATGCCTGAGTCGACCGTTCCGCCTCCTCGCGAACCACCGCCTGATACGCCTCCCCGATGGCGTTAGCAATCTGCGCGGCTCCCGACGCCGTCCCGTCGGTAGCGCTGATGCTTAGTTGATCGAGGTCTGACGCAGGCCGAATCCGCGACTGCTCTCGAACCTGATCCGAGTCCAATCGACCGCCAAGCAGCACACTCGCGCGCTCGGCCACGGCGTTCGATTGGGCGAACTCGGCTTGATTCCGGACATACCGAGAGGGGTCCAAAAAGTTTACCCCAGTCTCGCCGAACAACCCGGTGTTCCGAGGGTCCGCGAGAAGCAGGTCGGCTTCAGCCGTGTACCGCAAGGATTGCAGAGCCGACAACCCGAAGCCGAGCAAGCCTGCTGCGACTCCGACAAGCAGTATCCGTCCGATACTTGACCTCAGCACCCCGACAAGGGCTTCTACACTTGTGGCCGGAGCCTGCAACGAGTCCATGGGATTCAGCCTACCGGACCGGTGCGCCTCGAGTAGATGCACCCCGCCCCTCACCTCGGCGGACACTCTTACGACTCGCAAAGAAGAACCACACGCCTTTCGCCGCTGACCCCACGAAGAACCCCCACGCCACCGCGACGTCCGTTCCAACTGCGACCCCTGCCATAGTTGCCAGCAGAACAAGCAAACCGCCTCCACAGGCCGCCGCCAGCAATAGGGAGTGCTCGGATGTGGCCCGAAGGTACGTGCCAAAAACGACGTAACTAGCCCCCGATCCGACCGCCAGGGCCATCGGAATTAAGGAATCAGCCACTTGAAGATGCTGCACCACACCAATGGCGGTCTCAGATATAGAACGTAGCGGCCCGTGTAGGAGGTAGGCATAGGCAGCCATCCCAGCCACGACAAAGGTCATGATCCACACCACTGGGCCACGCAAGGCCGACCGATCCTTACCCATACGTACCAACTGCGGCAGGAGTGAGAGGCGAACACCCTGGAGCACGATCCTGCCTGGAGCGAGCAGGGCTTGCGCGGCAGTGAACGTTCCGAGCAAAGCCGAACCTCCCAAGGTGCCTACTACCACAATGACACCTTGATTCGTAGCAGCAACCACAACTGACTCAAGACTTAACATCCGCCCAGTGGCCCAAGTCGATTTCAGCCAACTTGAAGAGGACCTCGGACCGCCCACCGGACGACCCACCACCAACACCCCCACAAGAATGGACGCAACTGCCCCGGACGCCCAACACACCACGACGGTTGGACCCGACAAGGACGACCTGCCCAAACCTGCTACCACACCAACGGACCACACCAACCACACTGCGTCAAGGAGAACTGCGATTCCCGGTCTATTAATGACGAATGTGTACGCTCTGATGGTGTCCTGAAGTAGAACGAAGGGAACGAGAACTGCAATAAGAAGACCGACCACGCTTCCGGCCCCACCGTCAAGCACGATCAGTGCTGCACTGATCGACCCAACTATGATACCTATCGTCAATGAAATTCCCCCGGCATCCCGGAGGGTCGCCACGTCCGTATGATGGTCATACAGAGAACCGCGGCCCATATGGATCGCCATTGGCTCAGCTACCAGCCCGCGGTTCAGAAGTAGACCGGAAAGCGCGACGGAGACCGCCAGGGAGATGTCCCCTAAGGCGACAAGGCCATACCAATTGGCGACGACCAAGCTTAAGAGAGTGTTACTGGCGCTGTATAGGAGCTGATCGGTCGCACCCAGCAGCAGCGGCCCAACTCTACCACTCCTCAACGGAACAAGCTTCAAGACCCATCACACAGCTCACTCAGAGCTGGGGTGGCCCCTGATCTGTCCCATGTCCTCATCGGCACGCCCGCAAGAGAAACCCCGATGAGAGGGAGAGCCCTAGAGTCATACAAATCCCCACTAAACTGCGCGGCGACTAGGAACAGCGAAAATAGCGCCAAGGCTGTGGGATCGACTGCCCTCCCTCGCCATAAGACTACTAGGGTGACAAGAACCGAACCCAAGAGCAGAAAAGCGACCACAGGCCCTGCCTCACAACCAACTTCTAGGAACACATTGTGTGGATACGTACCGTGCTGATACTGGAAGCCGGCCAATCCCGTACCGCT
The nucleotide sequence above comes from Euzebya pacifica. Encoded proteins:
- a CDS encoding polysaccharide biosynthesis tyrosine autokinase, with product MDSLQAPATSVEALVGVLRSSIGRILLVGVAAGLLGFGLSALQSLRYTAEADLLLADPRNTGLFGETGVNFLDPSRYVRNQAEFAQSNAVAERASVLLGGRLDSDQVREQSRIRPASDLDQLSISATDGTASGAAQIANAIGEAYQAVVREEAERSTQASLSELQTQRAALEDAIAAAEARLAASPTDASARAERDAAVSQLIMIDSRADQIAVDSTLFGSGVELFERADVPESPSAPTPVRNAVLACFLGALAAAALAWWRADETATADGRNDPSRMLKAPLLGTVPSFEEIGLTGSVPTVEAPKSPAGEAYQFLVGALAFALAETGGQSVVLTSASPVDGKTVTCLNLAVASAQDGRDVVLVDADTRVRGLTRRLGAKDTGGLPALADPRNNLSEIIVPLTADEGQYVPFIPAKSLGDDTAAFFRTPGFRQAITRLREVADLIIVDSPPLLLASDASAIATNVDGIVVVVSRGTSMKLLEEMRERLDRIGTPVLGYIYTKAKLDGAGYGDYAYRYGYSYAYGYGETPDDRRPQKEVKPRRRPGGRHREKATTK